Proteins from a genomic interval of Burkholderia cepacia GG4:
- a CDS encoding (Fe-S)-binding protein → MRVGLFVTCLVDLMRPEIGFSALKLIRDAGYEVFVPPAQTCCGQPAYNSGDRALARDLAEKTLREFEQFDYVVAPSGSCGGMIRAHYGDLFRDDPELMGRYGRFQQKVYELTDFLANVAKVTLAPGEFTGPVTYHDSCSGLRELGVKAQPRALLAQRGVAVTEMKDCEHCCGFGGTFAVKYGDISAAIADEKCANVRASGAGAVVLGDLGCMLNIEGRLRRTGDRDTRVLHVAQVLAGDV, encoded by the coding sequence ATGCGAGTCGGTTTGTTCGTGACCTGCCTGGTCGACCTGATGCGTCCGGAAATCGGTTTCTCGGCGCTGAAACTGATTCGCGACGCCGGCTACGAGGTGTTCGTGCCGCCCGCGCAAACCTGCTGCGGCCAGCCGGCCTACAACTCCGGCGACCGCGCGCTCGCGCGCGATCTCGCGGAAAAGACCCTGCGCGAATTCGAGCAGTTCGATTACGTCGTCGCGCCGTCGGGCTCGTGCGGCGGCATGATCCGCGCGCATTACGGCGACCTGTTCCGCGACGACCCGGAGCTGATGGGGCGCTACGGGCGGTTCCAGCAGAAAGTCTATGAGTTGACCGATTTTCTCGCGAACGTCGCGAAGGTCACGCTCGCGCCCGGTGAATTCACGGGGCCCGTCACCTATCACGACTCGTGCTCGGGCCTGCGCGAGCTCGGCGTGAAGGCGCAGCCGCGCGCGCTGCTCGCGCAGCGCGGCGTGGCCGTCACCGAGATGAAGGACTGCGAGCACTGCTGCGGCTTCGGCGGCACGTTCGCGGTCAAGTACGGCGACATTTCGGCGGCCATCGCGGACGAGAAATGCGCGAACGTGCGCGCATCCGGCGCGGGCGCCGTCGTGCTCGGCGATCTCGGCTGCATGCTGAACATCGAAGGGCGGTTGCGCCGCACCGGCGACCGCGACACCCGCGTGCTGCACGTCGCGCAGGTGCTGGCGGGCGACGTCTGA
- the iscR gene encoding Fe-S cluster assembly transcriptional regulator IscR has protein sequence MRLTTKGRFAVTAMIDLALRQEQGPVTLAGISQRQRISLSYLEQLFGKLRRHEIVESVRGPGGGYNLARRAQDVTVADIIIAVDEPLDATQCGGKGTCDGSKQPDGHCMTHELWSTLNQKMVEYLDSVSLQDLVDQQRAREGAPAVLRDRRAPEPAAAPAEPVRTMPLGPNSVFNIASS, from the coding sequence ATGAGACTCACCACCAAAGGCCGTTTCGCCGTCACGGCGATGATTGACTTGGCACTGCGCCAGGAGCAGGGCCCGGTGACGCTTGCAGGCATCAGCCAGCGCCAGCGGATTTCGCTCTCGTATCTCGAACAGCTGTTCGGCAAGCTGCGCAGGCATGAAATTGTCGAATCCGTGCGCGGCCCGGGCGGCGGTTACAACCTCGCGCGTCGCGCGCAGGACGTTACCGTTGCCGACATCATCATCGCGGTCGATGAACCGCTCGACGCCACGCAGTGCGGCGGCAAAGGCACGTGCGACGGCTCGAAGCAGCCCGACGGCCATTGCATGACGCACGAGCTGTGGTCGACCCTGAACCAGAAAATGGTCGAATACCTCGATTCGGTGTCGCTGCAGGATCTCGTCGATCAGCAGCGCGCACGCGAGGGCGCGCCCGCGGTGCTGCGCGATCGGCGCGCGCCGGAGCCCGCCGCGGCGCCGGCCGAGCCGGTGCGCACGATGCCGCTCGGCCCCAATTCGGTGTTCAACATCGCGAGTTCGTGA
- a CDS encoding IscS subfamily cysteine desulfurase has protein sequence MTQETLHLPIYMDYSATTPVDPRVVDKMVPYLREQFGNPASRSHAYGWDAERAVEEAREQVAALVNADPREIIWTSGATESDNLAIKGAANFYKGKGKHIITVKTEHKAVLDTCRELERDGFEVTYLDVKEDGLIDLDVFKAALRPDTILVSVMHVNNEIGVIQDIETIGEICREKGIVFHVDAAQSTGKVEIDLAKLKVDLMSFSAHKTYGPKGIGALYVRRKPRVRIEAQMHGGGHERGMRSGTLAPHQIVGMGEAFRIAREEMATENERVRMLRDKLLRGLSQIEETYVNGDMEHRVPHNLNISFNFVEGESLIMAIKDVAVSSGSACTSASLEPSYVLRALGRNDELAHSSIRFTVGRFTTEQDVDFVIELLNSKIAKLRELSPLWEMHQEGIDLSTIEWAAH, from the coding sequence ATGACCCAAGAGACTCTCCACCTGCCCATCTACATGGATTACAGCGCGACGACGCCGGTCGACCCGCGCGTGGTCGACAAGATGGTGCCGTACCTGCGCGAGCAGTTCGGCAACCCGGCATCGCGTAGCCACGCGTACGGCTGGGACGCGGAACGCGCGGTCGAGGAAGCACGCGAACAGGTGGCCGCGCTCGTGAACGCGGATCCGCGCGAGATCATCTGGACGTCCGGCGCAACGGAATCGGACAACCTGGCGATCAAGGGTGCCGCGAACTTCTACAAGGGCAAGGGCAAGCACATCATCACGGTGAAGACCGAGCACAAGGCCGTGCTCGACACCTGCCGCGAGCTCGAGCGCGACGGCTTCGAAGTCACTTATCTCGACGTGAAGGAAGACGGCCTGATCGACCTCGACGTGTTCAAGGCTGCGCTGCGCCCGGACACGATCCTCGTGTCGGTGATGCACGTGAACAACGAGATCGGCGTGATCCAGGACATCGAGACGATCGGTGAGATCTGCCGCGAGAAGGGCATCGTGTTCCACGTCGACGCCGCACAGTCGACCGGCAAGGTCGAGATCGACCTCGCGAAGCTGAAGGTCGACCTGATGTCGTTCTCGGCGCACAAGACCTACGGCCCGAAGGGCATCGGCGCGCTGTACGTGCGCCGCAAGCCGCGCGTGCGCATCGAAGCGCAGATGCACGGCGGCGGTCACGAGCGCGGCATGCGTTCGGGCACGCTGGCGCCGCACCAGATCGTCGGCATGGGCGAAGCGTTCCGCATCGCGCGTGAAGAAATGGCGACCGAGAACGAGCGGGTGCGCATGCTGCGCGACAAACTGCTGCGCGGCCTGTCGCAGATCGAGGAAACGTACGTGAACGGCGACATGGAGCACCGTGTCCCGCACAACCTGAACATCAGTTTCAACTTCGTCGAAGGCGAGTCGCTGATCATGGCGATCAAGGACGTCGCGGTGTCGTCGGGCTCCGCGTGTACGTCGGCGTCGCTGGAGCCGTCGTACGTGCTGCGTGCGCTCGGCCGCAACGACGAACTGGCCCACAGCTCGATCCGCTTCACGGTCGGCCGCTTCACGACGGAGCAGGACGTCGACTTCGTGATCGAACTGCTGAACAGCAAGATCGCCAAGCTGCGCGAACTGTCGCCGCTCTGGGAAATGCACCAGGAAGGCATCGATCTGTCGACGATCGAATGGGCCGCACACTAA
- a CDS encoding low molecular weight protein-tyrosine-phosphatase, with protein sequence MTRVAICFVCLGNICRSPTAEGVMRHQVGAAGLADRIAIDSAGTGDWHVGEPPDARAQAAARTRGYDLSALRARQVSAVDFDRFDLLLAMDEANLAELRRRCPPEQRDKVRLLMEFAPGAAETEVADPYFGGAQGFEQVLDQVERACAGLLETLHARIAR encoded by the coding sequence ATGACCCGCGTTGCGATCTGTTTCGTCTGTCTCGGCAATATCTGCCGTTCGCCCACGGCAGAAGGCGTGATGCGCCACCAGGTGGGCGCGGCCGGGCTGGCCGACCGGATCGCGATCGATTCGGCCGGCACCGGCGACTGGCACGTCGGCGAACCGCCCGACGCGCGCGCGCAGGCTGCCGCGCGCACCCGTGGTTACGACCTGTCGGCGCTGCGTGCGCGGCAGGTGAGCGCGGTGGATTTCGACCGGTTCGACCTGCTGCTGGCGATGGACGAAGCCAATCTCGCGGAATTGCGCCGGCGCTGCCCGCCGGAGCAACGCGACAAGGTGCGCCTGCTGATGGAATTTGCGCCAGGCGCGGCCGAGACCGAAGTGGCCGATCCTTATTTCGGCGGCGCGCAGGGCTTCGAGCAGGTGCTCGACCAGGTCGAGCGCGCGTGCGCGGGCCTGCTGGAAACGCTCCACGCGCGCATCGCACGCTGA
- the lpdA gene encoding dihydrolipoyl dehydrogenase, whose product MSLIEVKVPDIGDFSGVDVIEVNVKPGDVIEKEQTLITLESDKASMEVPSDVAGTVKEIKVKAGEKVSQGTVIAIVEASAGAAAPAKAAEPAKAAAPAPAAAPAAAPAAAPQAGSYSGSADIECDMLVLGAGPGGYSAAFRAADLGMKTVLVERYSTLGGVCLNVGCIPSKALLHTALVIDEAAALASHGISFGKPEVDLDKLRDFKGGVVKKLTTGLAGMAKARKVEVVTGVGAFVDPYHMEVQGENGKKVVKFKQAIIAAGSQAVKLPFMPEDPRVVDSTGALELRQLPKRMLVIGGGIIGLEMATVYATLGAEIDVVEMMDGLMMGADRDLVKVWEKYNAKRFGNVMLKTKTVGAEAKEDGIYVKFEGEKAPAEAQRYDLVLVAVGRSPNGKKIGADKAGVAVTDRGFIDVDKQMRTNVPHIFAIGDVVGQPMLAHKAVHEGHVAAEAAHGEKAYFDALQIPSVAYTDPEVAWAGKTEDQCKAEGIKYGKAVFPWAASGRAIANGRDEGFTKLIFDEETHRVIGGGIVGLNAGDLISEVCLAVEMGADAEDIGKTIHPHPTLGESVGMAAELYEGVCTDLPPQRKK is encoded by the coding sequence ATGAGTCTCATCGAAGTCAAGGTTCCGGATATCGGCGATTTCAGCGGCGTCGATGTCATCGAAGTCAACGTGAAGCCGGGCGACGTGATCGAAAAAGAGCAAACGCTCATCACGCTCGAATCGGACAAAGCATCCATGGAAGTGCCCAGCGACGTCGCCGGCACGGTCAAGGAAATCAAGGTCAAGGCCGGCGAGAAAGTCTCGCAAGGCACCGTGATCGCCATCGTCGAAGCCTCGGCAGGCGCAGCCGCGCCCGCGAAAGCAGCCGAACCCGCGAAGGCCGCAGCACCGGCTCCGGCCGCCGCGCCCGCCGCCGCCCCGGCCGCCGCTCCGCAAGCAGGCAGCTACAGCGGCTCCGCCGACATCGAATGCGACATGCTCGTGCTCGGCGCCGGCCCCGGCGGCTACTCGGCCGCATTCCGCGCCGCCGACCTCGGCATGAAGACGGTGCTCGTCGAACGCTACTCGACACTCGGCGGCGTCTGCCTGAACGTCGGCTGCATTCCGTCGAAGGCGCTGCTGCACACCGCGCTCGTCATCGACGAAGCCGCGGCGCTCGCGTCGCACGGCATCTCGTTCGGCAAGCCGGAAGTCGATCTCGACAAGCTGCGCGACTTCAAGGGCGGCGTCGTCAAGAAGCTGACGACGGGCCTCGCCGGCATGGCGAAGGCGCGCAAGGTCGAAGTGGTCACCGGCGTCGGCGCGTTCGTCGATCCGTATCACATGGAAGTGCAGGGCGAAAACGGCAAGAAGGTCGTCAAGTTCAAGCAGGCGATCATCGCCGCGGGCTCGCAGGCCGTGAAGCTGCCGTTCATGCCTGAGGACCCGCGCGTCGTCGATTCGACGGGCGCACTCGAACTGCGCCAGTTGCCGAAGCGGATGCTCGTGATCGGCGGCGGCATCATCGGCCTCGAAATGGCGACGGTGTATGCGACGCTCGGCGCCGAGATCGACGTCGTCGAAATGATGGACGGCCTGATGATGGGCGCGGACCGCGATCTCGTGAAGGTCTGGGAAAAGTACAACGCGAAGCGCTTCGGCAACGTGATGCTGAAGACCAAGACGGTCGGCGCGGAAGCGAAGGAAGACGGCATCTACGTGAAGTTCGAGGGCGAGAAGGCGCCGGCGGAAGCGCAGCGCTACGACCTCGTGCTCGTCGCGGTGGGTCGCAGCCCGAACGGCAAGAAGATCGGCGCCGACAAGGCCGGCGTCGCCGTCACCGACCGCGGCTTCATCGACGTCGACAAGCAAATGCGCACGAACGTCCCGCACATCTTCGCGATCGGCGACGTCGTCGGCCAGCCGATGCTCGCACACAAGGCCGTGCATGAAGGCCACGTCGCAGCGGAAGCCGCGCACGGCGAGAAGGCGTACTTCGACGCGCTGCAGATCCCGTCGGTGGCCTATACGGATCCGGAAGTGGCGTGGGCCGGCAAGACGGAAGACCAGTGCAAGGCCGAAGGCATCAAGTACGGCAAGGCCGTGTTCCCGTGGGCCGCATCGGGCCGCGCGATCGCGAACGGCCGCGACGAAGGCTTCACGAAACTGATCTTCGACGAGGAAACCCATCGCGTGATCGGCGGCGGGATCGTCGGCCTGAACGCGGGCGACCTGATCAGCGAAGTGTGTCTCGCCGTCGAGATGGGCGCGGACGCGGAAGACATCGGCAAGACGATCCATCCGCACCCGACGCTCGGCGAATCGGTCGGCATGGCCGCCGAACTGTACGAAGGCGTCTGTACCGACCTGCCGCCGCAACGCAAGAAGTAA
- a CDS encoding phasin family protein, which translates to MSLLTPEQIAAAQKANLESLFGLTTKAFEGVEKLIELNLQVVKSTLTESQENAQRLLSVKDAQELIALQASLTQPVAEKVLSYSRHLYEIASSTQAEFAKVAEAQFEEQNKKVQALVDNVAKNAPAGSETAVAALKSALNAANTTYETVQKAAKQAVEIAETNFNAAAAVATKAASAAASRRTSKPAA; encoded by the coding sequence ATGTCCTTGCTGACCCCCGAGCAAATCGCCGCCGCCCAGAAAGCCAACCTCGAAAGCCTGTTCGGTCTGACGACCAAGGCATTCGAAGGCGTCGAAAAGCTGATCGAACTGAATCTGCAGGTCGTGAAGTCGACGCTGACGGAGAGCCAGGAAAACGCACAGCGTCTGCTGTCGGTGAAGGACGCGCAGGAACTGATCGCGCTGCAAGCGAGCCTGACGCAACCGGTCGCGGAAAAGGTGCTGTCGTACAGCCGTCACCTGTATGAAATCGCGTCGTCGACGCAAGCCGAGTTCGCGAAGGTTGCTGAAGCGCAATTCGAAGAGCAGAACAAGAAGGTCCAGGCCCTCGTCGACAACGTCGCGAAGAACGCCCCGGCCGGTTCGGAAACGGCTGTTGCCGCACTGAAGTCGGCACTGAACGCCGCGAACACGACGTACGAAACGGTCCAGAAGGCTGCCAAGCAAGCCGTCGAGATCGCTGAAACGAACTTCAACGCGGCTGCCGCTGTCGCGACGAAGGCTGCGAGCGCTGCCGCATCGCGCCGCACGAGCAAGCCGGCCGCGTAA
- the pbpG gene encoding D-alanyl-D-alanine endopeptidase translates to MKAESFSPRRLLQSMTLGTAVSVAVALLATAASVTPADAFAATANTHQAARKAASASSAKKKTVKAASAKSANVASADAPKATRKRATLASNVHGHRGAVRRVAFQPRRPTVGQAFGLHDTPDALALRSSVAYVVDQNTGEPLFDKNSHAVVPIASISKLMTAMVVLDSKSPMTDQIEVTDEDRDYEKGTGSRLSVGSILSREDMLHIALMASENRAAAALSRYYAGGRPAFIAAMNAKAKALGMNDTHFENSTGLSSSNVSSARDLVKMVNAAYQYPMIRQFSTDRTYDVNTGKRNLVYNSTNALIRGNGSWDIGLQKTGFINEAGECLVMQATIHGRPMVMVLLDSFGKYSRFADAARLRNWLDAGGGERLTASNTATGGT, encoded by the coding sequence ATGAAAGCCGAATCGTTTTCACCGCGCAGATTGTTGCAGAGCATGACGCTCGGCACGGCTGTGTCGGTCGCCGTCGCCTTGCTGGCGACCGCTGCGTCCGTCACGCCCGCTGACGCCTTTGCCGCCACTGCGAATACCCACCAGGCCGCCAGGAAAGCCGCTTCCGCTTCGTCCGCGAAGAAGAAGACGGTGAAGGCCGCTTCCGCAAAATCCGCCAACGTCGCGTCGGCCGATGCGCCGAAGGCCACGCGCAAGCGCGCGACGCTCGCGTCGAACGTGCACGGCCACCGTGGCGCGGTCCGCAGGGTCGCGTTCCAGCCGCGTCGCCCGACGGTCGGCCAGGCGTTCGGCCTGCACGACACGCCGGACGCGCTCGCGCTGCGCTCGAGCGTGGCGTACGTCGTCGACCAGAACACCGGCGAGCCGCTGTTCGACAAGAATTCGCACGCCGTCGTGCCGATCGCGTCGATCTCGAAGCTGATGACGGCGATGGTCGTGCTCGACTCGAAGTCGCCGATGACCGACCAGATCGAAGTCACCGACGAAGATCGCGACTACGAGAAGGGTACGGGCTCGCGCCTGTCGGTCGGCTCGATCCTGTCGCGCGAGGACATGCTGCACATCGCGCTGATGGCGTCGGAAAACCGCGCCGCTGCCGCGCTGTCGCGTTACTACGCGGGCGGCCGTCCGGCGTTCATCGCCGCGATGAACGCGAAGGCAAAGGCGCTCGGGATGAACGACACCCACTTCGAGAATTCGACGGGTCTGTCGAGCTCGAACGTGTCGAGTGCGCGCGACCTCGTGAAGATGGTCAATGCGGCGTACCAGTACCCGATGATTCGCCAGTTCTCGACCGACCGTACTTATGATGTCAATACGGGCAAGCGCAACCTGGTCTACAACAGCACGAACGCGCTGATCCGCGGCAACGGCTCGTGGGACATCGGCCTGCAGAAGACGGGCTTCATCAACGAGGCAGGCGAATGTCTCGTGATGCAGGCAACGATCCATGGCCGGCCGATGGTGATGGTGCTGCTGGATTCGTTCGGCAAGTATTCGCGTTTCGCGGACGCGGCGCGCCTGCGCAACTGGCTCGACGCCGGCGGCGGCGAGCGCCTGACGGCCTCCAACACGGCGACCGGCGGCACCTGA
- the iscU gene encoding Fe-S cluster assembly scaffold IscU: MSYSNKVLDHYENPRNVGSFAKDDDAVGTGMVGAPACGDVMKLQIRVGADGVIEDAKFKTYGCGSAIASSSLVTEWVKGKTLDEALSIKNTQIAEELALPPVKIHCSILAEDAIKAAVADYKKRHDTTEGDQAAA; the protein is encoded by the coding sequence ATGTCATACAGCAACAAGGTTCTGGATCACTACGAAAACCCGCGTAACGTCGGTTCGTTCGCGAAAGACGACGACGCGGTCGGCACGGGCATGGTCGGCGCGCCCGCCTGCGGCGACGTGATGAAGCTGCAGATCCGCGTCGGCGCGGACGGCGTGATCGAAGACGCGAAGTTCAAGACGTACGGCTGCGGTTCGGCCATCGCGTCGAGCTCGCTCGTGACCGAATGGGTGAAGGGCAAGACCCTCGACGAGGCGCTGTCGATCAAGAACACGCAGATCGCCGAGGAGCTTGCACTGCCGCCGGTTAAGATTCACTGCTCGATTCTCGCGGAAGACGCGATCAAGGCAGCCGTGGCCGACTACAAGAAGCGCCACGACACCACGGAAGGCGATCAGGCAGCGGCCTGA
- a CDS encoding IclR family transcriptional regulator, with the protein MSQPTPDSKTSIQVIERMMRLLDALAAHSDPVSLKELAQRTELHPSTAHRILNDMVTCRLVDRSDPGTYRLGMRLLELGNLVKARLSVRDAALMPMRELHRLTGQTVNLSVRQGDEIVYIERAYSERSGMQVVRAIGGRAPLHLTSVGKLFLAVDETSRVRAYATRTGLSGHTQNSITDIAKLERELTLVRQQSCARDNEELELGVRCIAAGIYDDSGKLVAGLSLSAPADRLQDAWLGQLSRTALTISESLGYRPAPAKDAEGLQRHA; encoded by the coding sequence ATGAGCCAACCCACCCCGGATTCCAAAACGTCGATCCAGGTGATCGAACGCATGATGCGGCTGCTGGACGCGCTCGCCGCGCACAGCGACCCCGTCAGCCTGAAGGAACTTGCGCAGCGCACGGAGCTGCATCCGTCGACCGCGCACCGCATCCTCAACGACATGGTGACCTGCCGCCTCGTCGACCGCTCCGATCCCGGCACCTACCGGCTCGGCATGCGGCTGCTCGAGCTCGGCAACCTCGTGAAGGCGCGCCTGTCAGTGCGCGACGCGGCACTGATGCCAATGCGCGAGCTGCACCGCCTCACGGGGCAGACCGTGAACCTGTCGGTACGCCAGGGCGACGAAATCGTCTATATCGAGCGTGCGTATTCGGAGCGCTCGGGGATGCAGGTCGTCCGCGCGATCGGCGGCCGCGCACCGCTGCACCTGACGTCGGTCGGCAAGCTGTTTCTCGCGGTCGACGAAACGTCGCGCGTGCGCGCCTATGCGACGCGCACCGGGCTGTCCGGCCATACGCAGAACAGCATTACCGACATCGCGAAGCTCGAGCGTGAGCTGACGCTCGTGCGCCAGCAATCGTGTGCGCGCGACAACGAGGAACTGGAGCTGGGTGTGCGCTGTATCGCGGCCGGCATCTACGACGACTCAGGCAAGCTCGTTGCGGGCCTGTCGCTGTCCGCACCGGCCGACCGCCTGCAGGACGCATGGCTCGGCCAACTGAGCCGCACCGCGCTGACCATCTCGGAATCGCTCGGCTACCGGCCCGCGCCCGCGAAGGACGCGGAAGGGTTGCAACGGCACGCATAA
- the hscB gene encoding Fe-S protein assembly co-chaperone HscB: MVSLKDSHFDLFHLPAQFALDEATLDSAYRTVQTQVHPDRFAAAGDAQKRIAMQWATRANEAYRTLRDPLKRATYLLTLRGVDIGAENNTAMEPAFLMQQIEWREGIEDAAAARNVGALDALLAELRDEKRVRLERLGTLLDSAADQAAAEAVRQLMFIERVASEVGAQIERLET; this comes from the coding sequence ATGGTTTCGCTGAAAGACAGCCACTTCGATCTGTTTCACCTGCCGGCGCAATTCGCGCTCGACGAGGCGACGCTCGACAGCGCGTATCGCACGGTGCAGACGCAGGTGCACCCGGACCGCTTCGCTGCGGCCGGCGACGCGCAAAAGCGCATCGCGATGCAATGGGCGACCCGCGCGAACGAGGCGTACCGCACGCTGCGCGATCCGCTGAAGCGCGCGACCTATCTGCTGACGCTGCGCGGCGTCGACATCGGTGCTGAAAACAACACCGCGATGGAGCCCGCGTTCCTGATGCAGCAGATAGAGTGGCGCGAAGGCATCGAGGATGCCGCGGCGGCCCGCAACGTCGGCGCGCTCGATGCACTGCTCGCCGAACTGCGCGACGAAAAGCGCGTCCGCCTCGAGCGCCTCGGCACGCTGCTCGACAGCGCGGCCGACCAGGCCGCCGCCGAGGCCGTGCGCCAGTTGATGTTCATCGAACGGGTCGCGTCGGAAGTGGGCGCGCAGATCGAGCGCCTCGAAACTTAA
- a CDS encoding lactate utilization protein B, producing the protein MQVQSMHFKARAGQKLADQRLQQNLKKLSTKFVSARADAMTAIDFPATRAALKARRDRALENLDVWLEAFEREATRRGTTVLFAETTADAARLVADIARRHDVKKVIKTKSMVSEEMRLNAVLAEMGVQSIETDLGEYILQINDNEPPSHIIAPVVHKDKDEIADLFARTHHRERLTEIPDMTREAREVLRPHFLSADMGVTGGNFVIAETGSVAVVTNEGNEGMCTVMPRVHVAVTGIEKVLPTLEDLATAMRLLPRSATGQKTSNYFSLLTGPRGPGDEDGPEHNYVVLVDGGRTGLIGGEFQEMLRCIRCGACMNHCPVYQKVGGHAYGWVYPGPMGSVLTPSYVGVDRALDLPQAATLCGECDSVCPAGIPLSHLLRTLREKQVERHLRPWRERAALAAWGFLARRPLLYALTTKLAVRVLERLGGSGGALRRLPMMGGWMDTRDMPTPTGRTFRELYAASQSHLG; encoded by the coding sequence ATGCAAGTCCAATCGATGCATTTCAAGGCGCGTGCCGGCCAGAAGCTGGCCGACCAGCGCCTGCAGCAGAACCTGAAGAAGCTGTCGACGAAGTTCGTGTCGGCGCGCGCCGACGCGATGACCGCGATCGACTTCCCGGCGACGCGCGCGGCGCTCAAGGCGCGCCGCGACCGTGCGCTGGAGAACCTCGACGTGTGGCTCGAGGCGTTCGAGCGCGAGGCGACGCGGCGGGGCACGACGGTGCTGTTCGCGGAAACGACCGCGGACGCCGCGCGGCTCGTCGCCGACATCGCGCGCCGGCACGACGTGAAGAAGGTCATCAAGACGAAGTCGATGGTGTCCGAGGAAATGCGCCTGAACGCGGTGCTCGCCGAGATGGGCGTGCAATCGATCGAGACGGACCTCGGCGAATACATCCTGCAGATCAACGACAACGAGCCGCCGAGCCACATCATTGCGCCGGTCGTGCACAAGGACAAGGACGAGATTGCCGACCTGTTCGCGCGCACGCACCACCGCGAGCGGCTGACCGAGATTCCCGACATGACGCGCGAGGCGCGCGAGGTGCTGCGTCCGCATTTCCTGTCGGCCGACATGGGGGTGACGGGCGGCAACTTCGTGATCGCCGAGACGGGTTCGGTCGCGGTCGTCACGAACGAAGGCAACGAAGGGATGTGCACGGTGATGCCGCGCGTGCATGTCGCGGTGACGGGCATCGAGAAGGTGCTGCCGACGCTCGAGGATCTCGCGACCGCGATGCGCCTGCTGCCGCGCTCGGCGACCGGGCAGAAGACGTCGAACTATTTCTCGTTGCTGACGGGACCGCGCGGCCCCGGCGACGAGGACGGCCCGGAGCACAACTACGTGGTGCTCGTCGACGGCGGTCGCACGGGCCTGATCGGCGGCGAGTTCCAGGAGATGCTGCGCTGCATCCGCTGCGGCGCGTGCATGAACCATTGCCCGGTGTACCAGAAGGTCGGCGGCCACGCGTACGGCTGGGTCTACCCGGGGCCGATGGGGTCGGTGCTGACGCCGAGCTATGTCGGGGTCGACCGCGCGCTCGACCTGCCGCAGGCCGCGACGCTGTGCGGCGAATGCGACAGCGTATGCCCGGCCGGGATTCCGCTGTCGCACCTGCTGCGCACGCTGCGCGAGAAGCAGGTCGAGCGACACCTGCGGCCGTGGCGCGAGCGCGCCGCGCTCGCCGCGTGGGGCTTTCTCGCGCGCCGGCCGCTGCTCTACGCGCTGACGACCAAGCTTGCGGTGCGGGTGCTCGAGCGGCTGGGCGGCAGCGGTGGCGCGCTGCGGCGCCTGCCGATGATGGGCGGCTGGATGGACACGCGCGACATGCCGACGCCGACCGGCCGCACGTTCCGCGAACTGTACGCGGCATCGCAAAGCCACCTCGGCTGA
- the iscA gene encoding iron-sulfur cluster assembly protein IscA, with the protein MAITLTEKAAQHVQKYLVRRGKGVGLRLGVRTTGCSGLAYKLEYVDELAPEDQVFESHGVKVIVDPKSLAYIDGTELDFAREGLNEGFKFNNPNVKDECGCGESFRV; encoded by the coding sequence ATGGCAATTACACTGACCGAAAAAGCAGCACAGCACGTCCAGAAATACCTCGTCCGTCGCGGCAAGGGTGTGGGCCTGCGGCTTGGCGTTCGCACGACCGGGTGCTCGGGGCTCGCGTACAAGCTCGAGTATGTCGACGAGCTGGCCCCCGAGGATCAGGTGTTCGAGAGCCATGGCGTGAAGGTCATCGTCGACCCGAAGAGCCTCGCGTACATCGACGGCACCGAGCTCGACTTTGCGCGCGAAGGCCTGAACGAAGGGTTTAAGTTCAACAACCCGAACGTGAAGGACGAGTGCGGCTGCGGCGAATCGTTCCGCGTGTGA